Proteins from a genomic interval of Micromonospora sp. NBC_00389:
- a CDS encoding ABC transporter ATP-binding protein gives MSLNVHDITLTYPDGDTRLTALDHVTLNVPKGSLTAVVGPSGSGKSTLLAVAATLISPDAGTVTIDGTTTTGLSRRELTTLRRNKIGIVFQQPNLLPSLTAAEQLQVMAHLDGRSPAKARSRAMELLDNVGLTAQAERRPHQLSGGQRQRVNIARALMNDPTVLLVDEPTSALDHQRGAAIIDLITRLTHQQATATVLVTHDHTRLAAVDQIAEVHDGRLKVPTLMP, from the coding sequence ATGAGCCTCAACGTGCACGACATCACCCTCACCTACCCCGACGGCGACACCCGCCTGACCGCCCTCGACCACGTCACCCTGAACGTGCCCAAGGGCAGCCTGACCGCCGTCGTCGGCCCCTCCGGCTCCGGAAAGTCCACCCTGCTCGCCGTCGCCGCCACCCTCATCAGCCCCGACGCCGGCACCGTCACCATCGACGGCACCACGACCACCGGCCTGAGCCGCCGAGAACTGACGACCCTGCGCCGGAACAAGATCGGCATCGTGTTCCAGCAGCCCAACCTGCTGCCGTCGCTCACCGCAGCCGAACAACTCCAAGTCATGGCACACCTCGACGGACGCTCCCCGGCCAAGGCCCGCAGCCGAGCCATGGAACTGCTCGACAACGTCGGCCTTACCGCACAGGCAGAGCGGCGCCCCCACCAGCTGTCCGGCGGCCAGCGCCAGCGCGTCAACATCGCCCGGGCGTTGATGAACGACCCCACCGTGCTCCTAGTCGACGAACCCACCAGCGCCCTCGACCACCAAAGAGGTGCCGCCATCATCGACCTGATCACCCGACTCACCCATCAACAGGCCACCGCCACCGTGCTCGTCACCCACGACCACACCCGCCTCGCCGCAGTGGACCAGATCGCCGAGGTCCACGACGGCCGACTCAAAGTGCCCACACTGATGCCGTAA
- a CDS encoding esterase/lipase family protein, with protein MNVAGFERTRAIAPQFAAIWPYGMFHDLRWVLVYHDSWFSFGIGLACAVIVRGLFCAGCVALAWPTAIPRPPLRRLIGRSLLFAVFIAVILLPWATVAVATAQFALAGILLLELLPVLILAPLVSRGGIVPDWWRGLPTLRLAGWSLLTFTLLTVGGAAVAATPGWSVVATAGGIGAINGLLWRQMVHAALRQKPAHWRLAPVAPLVAVLAVGSLYAVDIASTRVSSTRPVPASSLPDLPAVPQAVIYLAGFNSAYPGDPAPPTGPVIRFSYRGIDADGRARPYGPVDTHQSIVDSAHLLAEQVDRAHATTGRRVALVGESEGAMVVHYYLRRLRKPAVTSAVLTDPLIRAGRTYYPPPDAESGWGIATGWLIRTLLAVPGGASSGAPDQPFLRSLLDNAPLFRNHLLCPVPGVTTISFLPTIETIVLPPSGRTVPQIPLVEASGIHGQLTKRPSVQRAIGAFLNGQPPVDPQLHRYRRARLDFFVAWQAPALPLRLNPTWRT; from the coding sequence ATGAACGTGGCCGGCTTCGAACGCACCAGGGCGATCGCACCTCAATTCGCCGCTATCTGGCCGTACGGCATGTTCCACGACCTGCGTTGGGTATTGGTCTACCACGACAGCTGGTTCAGTTTCGGCATCGGGCTGGCCTGCGCGGTCATCGTACGAGGGCTGTTCTGCGCTGGATGCGTCGCGCTTGCCTGGCCCACGGCAATCCCGCGGCCGCCACTGCGCCGGCTCATCGGACGTAGCCTGCTCTTCGCCGTGTTCATCGCCGTGATTCTGCTGCCCTGGGCCACGGTCGCGGTTGCCACCGCCCAATTCGCGTTGGCCGGGATCCTGCTCCTCGAACTGCTGCCAGTGCTGATCCTGGCCCCGCTCGTTTCCCGCGGCGGAATCGTGCCCGACTGGTGGCGTGGCCTACCCACGCTCCGACTGGCCGGCTGGTCGCTGCTCACCTTCACGTTGCTCACCGTGGGTGGCGCCGCAGTGGCTGCCACTCCAGGCTGGAGCGTGGTGGCAACGGCAGGCGGGATAGGCGCGATCAATGGTCTACTTTGGCGACAAATGGTCCACGCCGCCCTCCGTCAGAAGCCAGCGCACTGGCGACTGGCGCCGGTAGCTCCGCTCGTCGCCGTCCTGGCAGTCGGCAGTCTGTATGCCGTCGATATTGCCTCGACGCGGGTCAGCAGCACGCGGCCCGTACCGGCATCGTCGCTGCCCGACCTACCTGCCGTACCCCAGGCTGTGATCTACCTTGCTGGCTTCAACTCCGCCTACCCCGGTGATCCCGCGCCACCGACCGGACCGGTGATCCGCTTCTCCTACCGGGGCATCGATGCCGACGGCCGGGCTCGGCCGTACGGACCCGTCGACACCCATCAGTCGATCGTCGACAGCGCCCACCTCCTTGCCGAGCAGGTGGACCGGGCCCATGCCACTACAGGCCGCCGGGTGGCACTTGTCGGAGAGAGCGAAGGGGCAATGGTCGTCCACTACTACCTCCGCCGACTGCGGAAGCCGGCGGTGACAAGCGCCGTCCTCACCGACCCGTTGATCCGGGCCGGCCGCACCTACTACCCACCGCCGGACGCCGAAAGCGGGTGGGGAATCGCTACCGGCTGGTTGATACGCACCTTGCTCGCAGTGCCCGGCGGAGCCAGCTCGGGCGCCCCGGACCAGCCGTTCCTGCGTTCACTTCTGGACAACGCGCCGCTGTTTCGCAACCACCTGCTCTGTCCGGTGCCCGGGGTAACGACAATCTCGTTCCTGCCGACCATCGAAACGATAGTCCTCCCGCCCTCGGGACGGACCGTTCCGCAGATTCCCCTAGTCGAGGCCAGCGGTATCCACGGACAGCTCACCAAACGGCCATCCGTGCAGCGCGCCATCGGCGCCTTCCTCAACGGCCAGCCACCGGTCGACCCACAGCTGCATCGCTACCGCCGCGCCCGACTGGACTTCTTCGTAGCGTGGCAAGCCCCAGCCCTCCCGCTGAGACTAAACCCGACGTGGCGGACGTAG
- a CDS encoding flippase-like domain-containing protein: MVTRRHRPSPALLVSLAVSAGLLVVVSVLVRHRPVALWERDLFVLINHLPSGLTPVLVVVMQAGSYAAVFVVAATAVILRRTAVAWRFLLAGNLAYWLAVAVKAAVARQRPAALLTELTLRDTITGALGYPSGHVAVATALALVVAQAGNSRWRRLAWAMIALVAVARIHVGAHLPVDALGGILVGWLAVCLTRLAVGEVGPQQSARDLRETLRRRGFDVRRLEPIGGDARGSQPWQAVTTDGRRLFVKVTGGQQRDADWAYKLYRSLRYRHVADAPPYLSPEQQSEHETYLTLLAERAGVRVPAVVTTATAPGGNALLVQEFIDAAPLGAVVGPVPIAAVRDAWGQVALLHRAGIAHRDLRAANVLVDGDRAYLVDLGFGVDDAPADQRARDIVELLVALATRVDSASVVAAAVDRLGAETVADSVPFLQPPVLSRAGRNVLRAHPGLLKCLREEILRRCPDRERPPAKVVRAAPRDILLLVVLGLIVYLLLPQLGELRTAIHLMVHANPVAVVATLLGSALTYLLSAVVLRLAAANRVPLGEATLVQVAASFANRLAPGSLGGAALSLRYLHQKGLDTAAAVTAVVVSRTAGVVSLVVLLPILLPFARQPARTLTHGATKALPLLLGALVALLVLAAVLAAPRIRRRARAAAGRVIAALRTLTHQHRLRRLVAASVTLTLTYGLCLYLALLATGQPVDIALLPPVILVCVIGEGVASAAPTPGGLGATEAALVSGLLLYGVPLDTAVAGVLIYRLATFWLPVPPGYLALRHMTRHRLL, encoded by the coding sequence GTGGTAACGCGGAGGCATCGCCCGTCGCCGGCGCTGCTGGTCAGCCTGGCCGTCTCGGCCGGTCTGCTGGTCGTCGTCAGCGTCTTGGTGCGGCACCGACCCGTAGCGCTGTGGGAGCGGGACCTGTTCGTCCTGATCAACCACCTACCCTCAGGGCTGACGCCGGTGCTGGTCGTCGTCATGCAGGCCGGCTCGTATGCGGCGGTGTTCGTCGTCGCCGCGACAGCCGTCATCCTGCGGCGCACCGCCGTCGCGTGGCGTTTCCTGCTGGCCGGCAACCTCGCGTACTGGCTCGCCGTCGCCGTCAAGGCCGCGGTCGCCCGGCAACGACCGGCGGCGCTGCTGACCGAACTGACCCTCCGGGACACGATCACCGGAGCGCTCGGCTACCCCTCGGGGCACGTCGCGGTCGCCACCGCCCTGGCCCTCGTCGTGGCGCAGGCCGGCAACTCCCGCTGGCGCCGCCTGGCCTGGGCGATGATCGCTCTGGTCGCCGTAGCGCGGATCCACGTCGGCGCTCATCTGCCGGTCGACGCCCTCGGTGGGATCCTCGTCGGTTGGCTCGCGGTGTGCCTGACCCGGCTCGCCGTCGGCGAGGTCGGACCGCAGCAGTCCGCCCGCGATCTACGCGAGACGCTGCGGCGACGCGGATTCGACGTGCGGCGGCTGGAACCGATCGGCGGTGACGCCCGCGGCTCCCAGCCGTGGCAGGCGGTCACCACCGATGGACGGCGGCTGTTCGTGAAGGTGACCGGCGGCCAGCAACGCGATGCGGACTGGGCCTACAAGCTCTACCGGAGCCTGCGCTACCGGCACGTCGCCGACGCACCGCCATACCTGAGTCCCGAGCAGCAGAGCGAACACGAAACCTACCTGACCCTGCTGGCCGAACGCGCCGGCGTCCGAGTCCCGGCCGTCGTCACGACCGCCACCGCACCCGGCGGAAACGCCCTGCTGGTGCAGGAGTTCATCGACGCGGCCCCGCTCGGCGCCGTCGTCGGGCCGGTCCCGATCGCCGCCGTGCGGGACGCATGGGGACAGGTGGCGCTGCTGCACCGGGCGGGCATTGCGCACCGCGACCTGCGGGCCGCCAACGTGCTCGTCGACGGCGACCGCGCGTACCTGGTCGACCTCGGGTTCGGCGTCGACGACGCCCCGGCCGACCAGCGGGCCCGGGACATCGTCGAACTACTGGTCGCCCTCGCCACCCGGGTCGACTCGGCCAGTGTGGTCGCAGCCGCAGTCGACCGACTCGGCGCCGAAACGGTCGCGGACAGCGTCCCGTTCCTGCAACCGCCGGTGCTCTCCCGCGCCGGCCGCAACGTCCTACGCGCCCACCCCGGCCTGTTGAAGTGCCTCCGCGAGGAGATCCTGCGGCGCTGCCCGGACCGGGAGCGGCCCCCGGCCAAGGTGGTCCGGGCAGCGCCGCGGGACATCCTCCTGCTGGTGGTCCTCGGGCTGATCGTGTACCTCCTGCTCCCGCAACTTGGCGAGCTACGCACCGCAATCCACCTGATGGTGCACGCAAATCCGGTGGCCGTCGTGGCAACGCTGCTCGGCTCGGCCCTCACCTACCTGCTCAGCGCCGTCGTGCTCCGGTTGGCCGCGGCCAACCGGGTACCGCTCGGCGAGGCCACTCTGGTGCAGGTCGCAGCGTCGTTCGCGAACCGGCTGGCCCCCGGCAGCCTCGGCGGTGCCGCGCTCAGCCTGCGCTACCTGCACCAGAAAGGACTCGACACCGCGGCGGCGGTCACCGCCGTGGTCGTCTCCCGCACCGCCGGCGTGGTCTCGCTCGTGGTGCTGCTGCCGATCCTGCTGCCCTTCGCGCGGCAGCCCGCCCGTACCCTCACCCACGGCGCGACCAAGGCGCTGCCGCTGCTGCTGGGCGCCCTCGTCGCGCTGCTCGTCCTCGCGGCCGTCCTCGCCGCACCCCGCATCCGGCGGCGCGCACGCGCGGCGGCCGGCCGTGTCATCGCCGCCCTGCGCACCTTGACTCACCAGCACCGTCTCCGGCGGCTCGTCGCCGCGTCCGTGACGCTCACCCTCACCTACGGCCTCTGCCTCTACCTCGCCCTACTCGCCACCGGCCAGCCCGTCGACATCGCGCTACTACCTCCGGTGATCCTGGTCTGCGTCATCGGCGAGGGCGTCGCCTCCGCCGCGCCCACCCCCGGCGGGCTCGGTGCCACCGAGGCCGCGCTCGTCTCCGGCCTGCTGCTCTACGGAGTGCCGCTGGACACCGCCGTCGCCGGCGTCCTGATCTACCGTCTCGCGACCTTCTGGCTCCCGGTGCCGCCGGGTTACCTGGCCCTCCGCCACATGACCCGTCACCGCTTGCTGTAA